In a genomic window of Phaenicophaeus curvirostris isolate KB17595 chromosome Z, BPBGC_Pcur_1.0, whole genome shotgun sequence:
- the RPP25L gene encoding ribonuclease P protein subunit p25-like protein codes for MENYKKAKIVEKPCPLPFTNLPPGIIEMKVKDGSKIRNLMGYAISKMELDSVRQILFTGSGKAVSKTITCVEIMKRRLKELHQITKVLFRQIEETWEPIVPEAGLDALTVKRNIPAICILLSKDALDPQEPGYQAPGSFDAFWTETRKAESQGQMKRKQGGGRGAGSMGKQPRSAGGGPGESCAKS; via the coding sequence ATGGAGAACTATAAGAAGGCTAAAATTGTGGAGAAACCTTGTCCTCTTCCCTTCACCAACCTGCCCCCTGGTATTATCGAAATGAAAGTGAAGGATGGGAGCAAAATCAGGAATCTGATGGGCTATGCCATTAGCAAGAtggagctggactcagtgaGGCAGATCCTTTTCACTGGCTCGGGAAAGGCCGTCAGCAAGACCATAACCTGTGTGGAGATCATGAAGCGAAGGCTGAAGGAGCTGCACCAGATCACCAAAGTGCTCTTCCGACAGATTGAAGAGACCTGGGAGCCCATCGTGCCTGAGGCTGGCCTCGATGCCTTGACCGTGAAGAGAAACATTCCTGCCATCTGCATCCTACTCAGCAAAGATGCTCTTGATCCTCAGGAGCCGGGGTACCAGGCTCCGGGTTCTTTTGACGCTTTCTGGACCGAGACACGGAAAGCAGAGTCACAGGGCCAGATGAAGAGGAAGCAGGGTGGAGGCAGGGGAGCTGGCAGCATGGGAAAGCAGCCTCGGTCCGCTGGAGGAGGCCCCGGGGAGTCCTGTGCCAAGTCCTGA